One window from the genome of Acidihalobacter ferrooxydans encodes:
- a CDS encoding ABC transporter permease, whose translation MNPRTRISRLSQSIAILSLAFLWLPLFVVVAFSFEPEAAAVNLTGFTLKWYGIIWEQGGMLSALKHSLELGLGSATLGTVFGALLAVGLHRYRGRGFAILALIVYLPIVMPDVIYGISQMVFFNYMYKLIGWPQAGLITMGIAHISFQRPYVALVVYARLVGLDRNLVHAAADLYASPLKSLYAFWLPVLKPALIAGFLLAFTLSLDDFVISFFTGGPGSVTLPIYIWGSIARHGITPETNAIGSLLIGAVLLAALAQTFIRARRSGHLSSAIE comes from the coding sequence ATGAACCCACGCACACGCATCTCCCGGCTGTCGCAGAGCATCGCTATTCTCAGCCTGGCGTTTCTCTGGCTGCCGCTGTTCGTCGTCGTCGCCTTCTCCTTCGAGCCGGAGGCCGCCGCGGTCAACCTGACCGGTTTCACGCTCAAATGGTACGGCATCATCTGGGAGCAGGGCGGCATGCTCTCCGCGCTCAAACACTCGCTCGAACTCGGCCTCGGCTCGGCCACACTCGGCACTGTGTTCGGCGCACTGCTCGCCGTCGGCCTGCACCGTTACCGCGGCCGCGGCTTCGCCATCCTGGCCCTGATCGTCTATCTTCCAATCGTCATGCCCGATGTCATCTACGGCATTTCGCAGATGGTCTTCTTCAACTACATGTACAAGCTCATCGGCTGGCCGCAGGCGGGCCTGATCACCATGGGCATCGCCCACATCAGCTTTCAGAGACCGTACGTCGCGCTGGTCGTTTACGCCCGTCTGGTTGGCCTCGACCGTAACCTCGTACACGCCGCCGCCGACCTCTACGCCTCGCCGCTGAAAAGCCTCTACGCCTTCTGGCTGCCGGTGCTCAAACCCGCGTTGATCGCCGGTTTCCTGCTCGCCTTCACCCTCTCGCTGGACGACTTCGTGATCAGCTTCTTCACCGGCGGGCCCGGCAGCGTGACCCTGCCCATCTACATCTGGGGCAGTATCGCGCGCCACGGCATCACACCCGAGACCAACGCCATCGGCAGCCTGCTGATCGGCGCCGTGCTCCTGGCCGCGCTGGCGCAGACGTTTATCCGCGCACGGCGCAGCGGGCATCTTTCGTCGGCCATCGAATGA
- the phoR gene encoding phosphate regulon sensor histidine kinase PhoR: MNGWMTELARLVALLLIGLLVGLLNGQLAWSLAAVAVLALGFHLFQLYRLHRWIVRDEDRINPPDGSGVWGDLIDALYRFGKRHRKRKQRLTRLLERFNEFTGAMPDANVVIGPQGEIRWLNDAAQTLLGLNQPADLGQRIGNLIRHPDFLHFLRHGKYAETLEFPSPLREDVRLSVRVVPFGNHERLIAARDVSHFFRIERMRRDFVANVSHELRTPLTVLSGYLETWSDMRDEVPPPLRPSLEHMSGQAARMQQIVEDLLTLSRLDSESTVAGDQVDVPIPAVVATLREDAEALSGAQRHVITADIDAELWLRGEIKELHSALGNLVSNAVRYTPAGGRITLIWKAEADGGARFEVRDSGIGIAAADIARLTERFYRVDKDRSRASGGTGLGLAIAKHALQRHGARLEITSRPGAGSTFACVFPSGRVVRKTTRARAG; encoded by the coding sequence GTGAACGGCTGGATGACCGAGCTCGCGCGGCTGGTAGCGCTGCTGCTGATCGGTCTGCTGGTCGGGCTGCTCAATGGCCAACTTGCCTGGAGTCTGGCCGCCGTCGCGGTGCTGGCGCTGGGTTTTCATCTGTTTCAGTTGTACCGCTTGCACCGCTGGATTGTCCGTGATGAGGATCGCATCAACCCGCCCGATGGCAGTGGCGTGTGGGGTGATCTGATCGACGCGCTCTACCGTTTTGGCAAGCGCCATCGCAAGCGTAAGCAGCGGCTCACGCGTCTGCTGGAACGGTTCAACGAGTTCACCGGCGCGATGCCGGACGCGAACGTGGTCATCGGGCCGCAGGGTGAAATCCGCTGGTTGAATGATGCCGCGCAAACGCTGCTGGGCCTCAACCAGCCGGCCGATCTCGGGCAGCGCATCGGCAATCTGATCCGTCATCCTGATTTTCTGCACTTCCTGCGCCACGGCAAGTACGCCGAGACCCTGGAGTTCCCTTCGCCTCTGCGCGAGGATGTGCGCCTGAGCGTGCGCGTGGTGCCGTTCGGCAATCACGAACGCCTGATCGCCGCGCGCGACGTGTCGCATTTTTTCCGTATCGAGCGGATGCGGCGCGACTTCGTCGCCAATGTTTCACACGAGTTGCGCACGCCGCTGACCGTGCTCTCCGGATATCTCGAAACCTGGAGCGATATGCGCGACGAAGTGCCGCCGCCGTTGCGCCCGTCGCTGGAGCACATGTCCGGGCAGGCCGCGCGCATGCAGCAGATTGTCGAAGACCTGCTCACGCTGTCGCGGCTCGACAGCGAAAGTACGGTCGCCGGCGACCAGGTTGATGTGCCGATTCCCGCCGTCGTGGCCACGCTGCGCGAGGATGCCGAGGCACTCAGCGGGGCGCAGCGCCATGTCATCACCGCCGACATAGACGCCGAACTCTGGTTGCGTGGCGAAATCAAGGAACTGCACAGCGCGCTGGGTAATCTGGTGTCCAACGCGGTGCGCTACACGCCGGCAGGCGGCCGAATCACCTTGATCTGGAAAGCCGAAGCGGACGGTGGCGCGCGCTTCGAAGTGCGCGACAGCGGTATTGGTATCGCGGCGGCGGACATTGCGCGGCTGACCGAGCGCTTCTATCGCGTAGACAAGGATCGCTCGCGCGCCAGTGGCGGCACCGGCCTTGGTCTGGCGATCGCCAAACATGCGTTGCAGCGTCACGGCGCCCGACTCGAAATCACCAGCCGCCCCGGTGCTGGCAGCACGTTCGCCTGCGTGTTTCCGTCGGGTCGGGTGGTGCGCAAGACGACCCGGGCGCGGGCCGGCTAG
- a CDS encoding ABC transporter permease: MPPLLRKAFGVTLTIGPGVVWITLFLFLPALLMGVLAFMSNSPYGQPTLPFTTSAFDQVAGYNFLGWSPGNFEVIGRSLLQAFYTTIATGLIAYPLAFFIASVRERWRAALLLLVIIPSWTNQVVRAYAWMQLLAPGTPLAHLAIALHLLPEHMGLYPSNFAVFMGLIYNYLPYMVLPIYASAEKLDWRLVDATRDLYANRWAEFWHGVFPQTVPGLLAGVILVAIPAFGAYIVPELLGGNRSTMLGNLIALQFSSMPNWPFGAALSLVMLAFTFIGLIIFRRMTRRLNAGEANLL, from the coding sequence ATGCCGCCCCTGCTGCGCAAAGCCTTCGGCGTCACGCTGACCATCGGTCCAGGCGTCGTCTGGATCACCCTGTTTTTGTTTCTCCCCGCGCTCCTCATGGGTGTGCTGGCCTTCATGAGCAACAGCCCATACGGCCAGCCGACCCTGCCGTTCACAACCTCAGCCTTCGACCAGGTCGCCGGTTACAACTTCCTCGGCTGGAGCCCCGGCAATTTCGAAGTCATCGGCCGCTCACTGCTGCAGGCGTTTTACACCACGATCGCCACCGGTCTGATTGCCTATCCGCTGGCCTTCTTCATCGCCAGCGTACGCGAACGCTGGCGCGCCGCCTTGCTGCTGCTGGTCATCATCCCGTCCTGGACCAATCAGGTGGTGCGCGCCTACGCCTGGATGCAACTGCTTGCGCCCGGCACTCCGCTGGCGCATCTGGCCATCGCGCTGCACCTGCTACCCGAACACATGGGCCTGTACCCGAGCAATTTCGCCGTGTTCATGGGGCTGATCTATAACTATCTGCCGTACATGGTGCTGCCGATTTACGCCTCGGCCGAAAAACTCGACTGGCGCCTGGTCGACGCCACGCGGGATCTCTACGCCAATCGGTGGGCCGAATTCTGGCATGGCGTATTTCCGCAAACCGTGCCCGGCCTGCTCGCCGGCGTGATTCTCGTCGCGATTCCCGCCTTCGGCGCCTACATCGTGCCTGAACTGCTCGGTGGCAATCGCTCGACCATGCTCGGCAATCTCATCGCCCTGCAGTTCAGCTCCATGCCGAACTGGCCGTTCGGTGCGGCCTTGTCGCTGGTGATGCTCGCCTTCACGTTCATCGGCCTGATCATCTTCAGACGCATGACCAGACGCCTCAATGCGGGCGAGGCCAACCTGCTATGA
- the phoB gene encoding phosphate regulon transcriptional regulator PhoB, translating into MGGNNILLVEDEPAIREMVSFALGRAGLRVREAEDVQAAQLALADQLPDLVLLDWMLPGVSGIDFARRLKCDEYTRELPIIMLTARSDEDDKVGGLEAGVDDYVIKPFSPRELVARIRAVLRRARPEQDAAALSVDGLELDPASHRVMAHGAPLEMGPTEFRLLQFFMSHPERVYSREQLLDRVWGRNAYVEERTVDVHILRLRKVLGPHGCDHLVQTVRGAGYRFSARA; encoded by the coding sequence ATGGGCGGTAACAATATCCTGCTGGTCGAAGACGAACCGGCGATTCGGGAAATGGTCAGTTTTGCATTGGGGCGTGCAGGCCTGCGGGTGCGCGAAGCCGAGGACGTGCAGGCCGCCCAACTGGCGCTGGCCGACCAGTTGCCCGACCTGGTGTTGCTCGACTGGATGCTGCCGGGCGTGAGCGGCATCGATTTCGCGCGCCGGCTCAAGTGTGACGAATACACGCGCGAACTGCCGATCATTATGCTCACTGCGCGCAGCGACGAGGACGACAAGGTCGGTGGGCTCGAAGCCGGGGTGGACGACTACGTCATCAAGCCGTTTTCGCCGCGCGAGCTGGTGGCACGCATCCGCGCCGTGCTGCGTCGTGCGCGGCCTGAGCAGGACGCGGCGGCACTGAGCGTCGATGGCCTCGAGCTCGATCCGGCCAGCCATCGTGTGATGGCGCATGGTGCGCCGCTGGAAATGGGGCCGACCGAATTTCGTCTGTTGCAGTTCTTCATGTCGCATCCCGAGCGGGTGTACAGTCGCGAGCAACTGTTGGATCGCGTCTGGGGTCGCAATGCCTACGTCGAGGAACGCACGGTCGATGTGCATATTCTGCGCCTGCGCAAGGTGCTGGGGCCGCATGGTTGCGACCATCTGGTGCAGACGGTGCGCGGCGCGGGCTATCGCTTTTCCGCACGGGCCTGA
- a CDS encoding SemiSWEET transporter, producing MNPVFIDSIGLAAGALTTVAFLPQVIKVWRTRSARDLSLGMYFTFTLGVALWLIYGILLHAWPIILANAVTLLLAGAILALKLYEGTG from the coding sequence ATGAACCCCGTATTCATCGATAGCATCGGTCTTGCTGCCGGCGCACTGACGACTGTCGCCTTCCTGCCACAAGTCATCAAGGTCTGGCGCACACGTTCGGCGCGCGATCTCTCGCTGGGCATGTATTTCACATTCACTCTCGGTGTCGCACTGTGGCTTATCTACGGCATCCTGCTGCACGCCTGGCCGATCATTCTGGCCAATGCGGTCACCCTCCTGCTGGCTGGCGCCATTCTCGCCCTGAAACTGTACGAAGGCACCGGCTGA
- a CDS encoding ABC transporter substrate-binding protein, which produces MKLLKRLFLLALMTALPTLASAQETLNLFNWTEYMNPKIIKQFEKKYNVKVVQTYYSSNSELLAKLMAGGDSQYDVVVPSNYMIERMAAAGLLMKLDKSKLSNFKNLAPQFQNTPYDPHDAYAIPYQWGTTALAYDTRKFKNPPQTWGVLFDPKVNPSYPFALMGGSGQDTLHAACAYLGYTFGCDKISEWKAAAKLVLETKQRHNFTGFVDGTPALHQLEKGVIAAGIVYNGDLANEIESSPQATKYIKYIIPKGGAEAWVDNMAIPAHAPNPGLAYKFINFILDAKIGAELSNWNVYASPNAAARPYLDKVLQSSLVQPTPEEWKRLYYMPGLKGEKMKAYQAIWNAVRTQ; this is translated from the coding sequence ATGAAACTGCTTAAACGCCTGTTCCTGCTTGCGCTGATGACCGCGCTGCCCACGCTCGCCTCGGCTCAGGAGACGTTGAACCTGTTCAACTGGACCGAGTACATGAACCCGAAAATCATCAAACAGTTCGAGAAAAAATATAACGTCAAGGTCGTGCAGACCTACTACTCATCGAACTCCGAACTGCTGGCCAAACTGATGGCGGGCGGCGACTCTCAGTACGATGTGGTCGTGCCCTCGAACTACATGATCGAACGCATGGCGGCCGCCGGCCTGCTGATGAAGCTCGACAAGTCCAAGTTGTCGAACTTCAAGAACCTCGCCCCGCAATTCCAGAACACGCCGTACGATCCGCACGACGCGTATGCCATTCCCTATCAGTGGGGCACCACCGCGCTGGCCTATGACACGCGCAAGTTCAAGAACCCGCCGCAGACCTGGGGCGTGCTGTTCGATCCCAAAGTCAACCCCAGCTATCCCTTCGCCCTGATGGGTGGCAGCGGTCAGGACACCCTGCACGCGGCCTGCGCCTACCTGGGCTATACCTTCGGCTGCGACAAAATCAGCGAGTGGAAGGCCGCGGCCAAGCTGGTGCTCGAAACCAAACAACGGCATAACTTCACCGGCTTCGTCGACGGCACTCCGGCGCTGCATCAGTTGGAGAAGGGCGTGATCGCCGCCGGTATCGTCTACAACGGCGACCTCGCCAATGAAATCGAGAGCAGCCCGCAAGCAACCAAGTACATCAAGTACATCATCCCGAAAGGCGGCGCCGAAGCCTGGGTCGACAACATGGCCATTCCGGCGCATGCGCCCAATCCCGGCCTGGCCTACAAGTTCATCAACTTCATTCTGGATGCCAAAATCGGCGCCGAACTGTCGAACTGGAACGTCTACGCCAGCCCGAACGCCGCTGCCCGGCCCTATCTGGACAAAGTCCTCCAATCCTCATTGGTACAACCAACCCCGGAAGAATGGAAGCGCCTGTATTACATGCCGGGGCTGAAAGGTGAGAAGATGAAGGCGTATCAGGCCATCTGGAACGCCGTGCGCACGCAGTAA
- the ppx gene encoding exopolyphosphatase, producing MKTLPPPAAVAAVDLGSNSFHMIVAQVEANGQLRVVDRLKEMVRLGGGLDEDSNLTPEAQQRALECLRRFGQRVRDFPPGSVRALGTNTLRLARNAEAFLAQASVALGHPIDIIAGREEARLVYLGVAHNVAASGERRLVVDIGGGSTELIVGEGFDALETESLHMGCVSVSQDFFPNGELSAKQWRRALTYAQQELRPLVRRYKAANWERALGASGTILSTERVLREAGWNEGGGITPAGLGKLGDALLGAKHIERIDLPGLDKDRAPVFAGGVAVLTGVFAALGIQRMDVSSGALREGALYDLLGRMHHEDIRTRAIDAFIARYQVDTAQAERVALTATQMFDAVADQWALNADDRDYLYWAARLHEVGQSVAHSGYHKHGEYLVANADLPGFSRHEQEVLALLVRTHRRKFNLRLFEPLPAAARPRIVQLAALLRLAVVIQRGRGADEVKVDSLAATDGALTLTLEPGWQERYPLTQADLENEQKSFKGVDIKLGLD from the coding sequence ATGAAGACTTTACCGCCCCCCGCTGCGGTTGCAGCCGTCGATCTGGGTTCCAACAGCTTTCATATGATCGTGGCCCAGGTGGAGGCGAACGGGCAGTTGCGCGTCGTTGATCGGCTCAAGGAAATGGTCCGTCTCGGCGGTGGCCTCGATGAAGACAGCAACCTGACGCCCGAGGCGCAACAGCGCGCGCTGGAATGCCTGCGCCGCTTCGGTCAGCGCGTGCGCGATTTCCCGCCGGGGTCGGTGCGGGCGTTGGGCACGAATACATTGCGTCTGGCACGCAATGCCGAGGCGTTTCTGGCGCAGGCTTCGGTCGCGCTGGGGCACCCGATAGACATTATCGCGGGCCGCGAGGAGGCGCGTCTGGTGTACCTCGGCGTAGCTCACAACGTGGCCGCCAGCGGCGAGCGACGGCTGGTGGTGGACATCGGCGGCGGCAGCACCGAGTTGATCGTCGGCGAAGGCTTCGATGCGCTGGAAACCGAAAGCCTGCATATGGGCTGCGTGAGTGTATCGCAAGATTTTTTCCCGAATGGTGAACTCAGCGCCAAGCAGTGGCGGCGCGCCCTGACCTACGCGCAGCAGGAATTACGCCCTCTCGTGCGCCGCTACAAAGCGGCGAACTGGGAGCGGGCGCTCGGCGCGTCCGGCACGATCCTCAGCACGGAACGGGTGTTGCGCGAAGCGGGCTGGAACGAGGGCGGCGGCATTACCCCCGCCGGACTTGGCAAGCTCGGCGATGCGCTGCTTGGCGCCAAGCACATCGAGCGGATCGATCTGCCGGGGCTGGACAAGGATCGCGCCCCGGTTTTCGCCGGGGGCGTTGCGGTACTGACCGGCGTGTTCGCGGCGCTCGGCATTCAGCGGATGGACGTATCCAGCGGTGCGCTGCGCGAGGGTGCGCTGTACGATCTGCTGGGGCGCATGCATCACGAGGATATCCGAACCCGCGCCATCGATGCGTTCATCGCGCGCTATCAGGTCGATACGGCACAGGCCGAGCGCGTCGCGCTGACCGCCACGCAGATGTTCGATGCGGTGGCCGACCAGTGGGCTCTGAATGCCGATGACCGCGACTATCTCTATTGGGCCGCGCGACTGCACGAAGTCGGGCAGAGCGTCGCGCACAGCGGGTATCACAAGCATGGCGAATACCTCGTCGCCAATGCTGATCTGCCGGGGTTTTCGCGTCACGAACAGGAAGTGCTGGCATTGCTGGTGCGGACTCACCGGCGCAAGTTCAATCTGCGCCTGTTCGAGCCTTTGCCGGCGGCGGCGCGGCCACGCATCGTGCAGCTCGCCGCCCTGTTGCGGCTGGCAGTGGTGATCCAGCGTGGGCGCGGCGCCGACGAGGTGAAGGTGGACAGCCTGGCTGCCACGGACGGCGCCTTGACGCTGACTCTGGAGCCGGGCTGGCAGGAGCGCTATCCCTTGACCCAGGCAGACCTGGAAAATGAACAAAAGTCCTTCAAGGGCGTCGATATCAAGCTCGGTCTGGATTAG
- a CDS encoding ABC transporter ATP-binding protein — protein MQRVGLDVVGVIKSYADQKALRGVDLKVQAGEFFTLLGPSGCGKATLLRIVAGLEQPDTGAVRVGDNDVTREPAHTRRVNTVFQSYALFPHLNVADNVAFGLRMLGVNKAERRKRVAAMLEFMHIEPLASRRAEQLSGGQQQRVALARALVNEPDILLLDEPLSALDAKLRGELQLELKRTQRRLGTTFILVTHDQHEALTLSDRIAVMRDGTIEQVGSVTELYEQPRTAYVADFLGLSNNLAVLQSHGHEAQTAVGTLRLAQNAAAGSKVMIRPEHLKLGDAPRAGYNSLEATVSERIYLGSSIRYTLDVAGQTLTAIVAHEGHGCHLPEQGARVHAHVHPDDIIPLAAE, from the coding sequence GTGCAACGCGTGGGCCTGGATGTCGTCGGCGTGATCAAATCCTACGCCGACCAAAAAGCGCTGCGCGGCGTGGACCTCAAGGTTCAGGCCGGCGAGTTCTTTACTCTGCTCGGCCCCTCGGGCTGCGGCAAAGCGACCCTGCTGCGCATCGTCGCCGGTCTGGAGCAGCCGGATACGGGCGCAGTACGCGTCGGCGACAACGACGTCACGCGCGAACCGGCACATACCCGCCGCGTCAATACGGTCTTCCAGTCCTACGCCCTGTTTCCACATCTCAACGTCGCAGACAACGTCGCCTTCGGCCTGCGCATGCTCGGCGTGAACAAGGCGGAACGGCGGAAACGCGTGGCCGCGATGCTGGAATTCATGCACATCGAGCCGCTCGCGAGCCGCCGCGCCGAGCAACTGTCCGGTGGTCAGCAGCAGCGCGTGGCGCTGGCGCGCGCACTGGTCAACGAACCGGACATCCTGCTACTCGACGAACCCCTCTCGGCACTGGACGCGAAACTGCGCGGCGAACTTCAACTGGAACTGAAACGGACCCAACGCAGACTCGGCACCACATTCATTCTCGTGACGCATGACCAGCACGAAGCACTGACGCTCTCGGATCGCATCGCCGTCATGCGCGACGGCACCATCGAACAGGTCGGCAGCGTCACCGAACTCTACGAACAGCCACGCACCGCATACGTGGCCGATTTTCTCGGCCTGTCGAACAATCTTGCCGTCCTCCAGAGCCATGGGCACGAGGCGCAAACCGCAGTCGGCACGCTGCGTCTGGCGCAAAACGCCGCTGCCGGCAGCAAGGTGATGATCCGCCCCGAACACCTCAAACTGGGCGACGCACCGCGCGCGGGTTACAACAGCCTTGAGGCCACGGTCAGCGAACGCATTTATCTCGGTTCGAGCATCCGCTACACGCTCGACGTCGCCGGGCAGACCCTGACAGCGATCGTCGCCCACGAAGGGCACGGCTGCCATTTGCCCGAGCAGGGCGCGCGCGTGCACGCACACGTGCACCCGGACGACATCATCCCGTTGGCCGCCGAATGA